From one Campylobacter suis genomic stretch:
- a CDS encoding phosphorelay protein, whose protein sequence is MGIFKNLEVEYSYDIAEEFLSHFSLMCDVMEPLIIDLRRPEKYDTNIKELFRIFHNIKSASGFMHTDPILKLTTLAEEVCEEARTLKGPANEKFVDWLLLVSDQFNKYRDDLDQDAGFFSILEPLIINIPTKLD, encoded by the coding sequence ATGGGTATATTTAAAAATTTGGAAGTCGAGTACTCTTATGATATCGCAGAGGAGTTCTTATCGCATTTTTCGCTGATGTGCGATGTGATGGAGCCGCTCATAATTGACTTAAGGCGCCCTGAGAAATACGACACAAACATCAAAGAGCTTTTTAGGATTTTTCACAATATCAAGTCTGCTTCGGGCTTTATGCACACTGATCCGATACTAAAGCTTACTACGCTTGCGGAGGAGGTTTGTGAAGAGGCGAGAACGCTTAAAGGTCCTGCTAATGAGAAATTTGTTGATTGGTTGCTTTTGGTAAGTGATCAGTTTAACAAATACAGAGATGATCTTGACCAAGACGCTGGGTTTTTTAGTATCCTTGAGCCGTTGATTATTAATATTCCGACAAAGCTTGACTAA
- the ruvB gene encoding Holliday junction branch migration DNA helicase RuvB yields the protein MDRIVEIEKVSFESEFETSLRPANFDDYIGQEKIKQNLNVFIKAAKKRGECLDHVLFYGPPGLGKTTLAHIISNEMGVAIKMTAAPMIEKSGDLAAILTNLQEGDVLFIDEIHRLSPAIEEVLYPAMEDFRLDIIIGSGPAAQTIKIDLPKFTLIGATTRAGMISAPLRDRFGMDFRLQFYTPSELSRIVTIASSKLGKECDKNAALEVARRSRGTPRIALRLLKRIRDFAEINDENFISHERSKEALDALGVNSLGFDEMDIKYLEILLEAKRRPLGLSTIAAAMSEDEGTIEDVLEPYLLANGYIERTARGRIASVKAYEVFKINIDGEKTLFDE from the coding sequence ATGGATAGGATAGTCGAGATAGAAAAAGTGAGTTTTGAGAGCGAATTTGAGACCTCTTTAAGGCCTGCAAATTTTGATGATTACATCGGTCAAGAAAAGATAAAACAAAACTTAAATGTCTTCATAAAAGCTGCCAAAAAAAGGGGCGAGTGCCTAGATCACGTGCTATTTTACGGGCCTCCCGGACTTGGTAAAACTACACTTGCTCACATCATCTCAAACGAAATGGGCGTAGCTATCAAGATGACTGCCGCTCCGATGATAGAAAAAAGTGGGGATTTGGCTGCGATTTTAACAAATTTACAAGAGGGTGACGTGCTTTTTATAGATGAGATACATAGGCTTAGTCCTGCCATCGAGGAGGTGCTTTATCCTGCGATGGAGGACTTTCGCCTTGACATCATCATAGGCTCAGGCCCAGCCGCGCAAACTATCAAAATAGATCTGCCAAAATTTACCCTCATCGGTGCAACAACTCGTGCTGGCATGATCTCAGCACCGCTTCGCGATCGTTTTGGAATGGACTTTAGACTTCAGTTTTACACGCCATCAGAGCTATCTCGCATAGTAACGATAGCCTCATCTAAGCTTGGCAAAGAGTGCGATAAAAACGCCGCTCTTGAAGTGGCTAGACGCTCTCGTGGCACGCCTAGGATCGCGCTTCGCTTACTAAAACGCATACGCGATTTTGCCGAGATAAATGACGAGAATTTCATCTCACACGAGCGTAGCAAAGAGGCACTTGACGCACTTGGAGTAAATTCGCTTGGATTTGATGAGATGGATATAAAATACCTTGAAATTTTACTCGAAGCCAAACGCCGTCCGCTTGGACTTAGCACAATAGCAGCGGCTATGAGCGAGGATGAGGGGACGATTGAGGATGTGCTAGAACCGTATCTGCTCGCAAATGGCTACATAGAACGAACAGCTCGCGGCAGGATAGCTAGTGTAAAGGCTTATGAGGTGTTTAAGATAAATATAGACGGTGAAAAAACGCTGT